In the Methanothermobacter marburgensis str. Marburg genome, ATCTGACATTGGGATACTTCTCTATGGACTCAAATACCCTGTCCTTGTACTTCTTGAGTGAAAAGAATTCCTCGAATTTTGTGAGTGTCTTGCTCTTATCCACGGTTTTCATCATGAAAGTATATTATAACGACATTATAAAACATTATTGAGTGGGATAAACTTGGTTCTAATCGTATGAACATGAACATTTTTTCACAGTAGCTGGATTTAAGGTGATATCATGAAGAGATCAAGGATAAACCTCTTTAAGGTAACATCAATGACCATATCAATTCTGGGAGTGCTTCTCATAGCAGGGACCATACTGATATTTGCATATATAGGTGTAGACGCAATATCTGATGCCATATCAGGGAGTGTGGAGAAGGGTGCTGAGTACGATGAACTCGCAAAGCTTCAGAGCGATTACTCGGCACTCAAGGTCCAGTATGACTCGGTTAAAAAGGAGGTCTACCAGAGGAACAACGATAACCTGACAAAGACGTACCTGAATGCTGAGATAGAGCTTGTGAAGGCCAAATCAGCGATTGACGATGTTAAAAGTGCTCTGGAGACAAACAAACCAAAATCTGAGGTTGATGGTCGCATAAAAACAGCCAGGTATCAGCTTCAGGTTGCCTCACAGGCCCTGAATGATCTGAGGGCACTCATGTGAGACTGATGATGATTCTTTCTCATTTTTCCCTAAGTCCCGCCCGACCTAGTGGATGATTCTCTTCCATTTCCTTTTACCCTTGAAGTCCCGCCCCACAATGTACATCTCTGCGCTCGCCTTTCTTGATGAGGCGGGTTTTGTTGTTTTGAGTTTCCAGAAATCCTTCTTCATCTCCTTTATGACCTTATCGAGTTCAGGGCCCTGGAATGCCTTGATCAGGATGTTCCCCTTCCTTTCAAGGACCCTGTATGCTATATCAAGGACATTCTCAACGAGATCCACCGAGCGGAGGTGGTCGATGTCCCTTATACCGGAAAGGGATGGTGCAGCGTCTGATATAACCACATCTGCCCTTCCACCAAGCTCCTCAATTATCCTCTCCTTTATCGCAGGGTCTGTGAAGTCCCCCATTATGGCCCTGAAGTTCTCTACGGGGAAACCCTTTATCCTCTGGAGGTCAACTGCAACCACAAGTCCCTCCTCACCGACCTTCTCAAGGGCGACCTGTGACCATCCCCCGGGGGCGGCCCCGAGGTCAAGGACCCTGTAACCCTTCCTTATCAGTCTGTAGCGGTTGTTGAGCTGCAGTAACTTGTAGGATGCCCTTGAACGGTAGTTCTCCCTCTTGGCACTCTTGTAGTAGTGGTCCCTTTTCCTTTCAGCCTGCCATCGTTTTCCCATGGGGTCACCTCCTGAAGTTCAGTGATCTGCAGACAGGTGCCCCTGTCCTGATGATCCTGGCATCAAGTTTTTCACCGTCGATTTCAAGGATCATGACGCTTGGATCTGTGAGTCTGGGCACTGTGGGGCTTCCAGGGTTGAGGAGGAGCATATCCTCAAGTTCGGTTATGAATGGCTGATGTGTATGTCCGCTTATGAGGACATCAGCACCAAGCTCAAGCCCCAGGTACCTAAGCTGCTGGGTATCACCACGGGGGTAGACCTCCCCATGTATGAGACCCACCCTGTATGATCCGATCTCAAGTACCCTGGACCTTGGGTTATCTACACCATATCGGCGGTCCATGTTTCCCTGAACGCACTCAACAGGTGCAATGGTTTCAAGGTCGTTCATAACCTCCATGGAGGTCAGGTCACCGGCGTGGAGTATAAGTTCAACGTCCCTGAAGACCTCAAATACCGCCTCGGGGAGTTCAACTGCCCTGTCAGGGATGTGCGTATCGGATATAACACCTACCAGCATTCTCACTCTCCTTATTGTATGTTTACCTTTGCATGCTCTCTGTGTCAGTTCTTGGGATTCTCTTATTTATCATGGTGGAATAAGCAATGAAACCACTGATCATATATCTTTTTTATCTTTAAAATAAGTTTTCTGGGCGGTATTCGTATATGGGTTGGGTCGGGAATAACTGTACCTTGTTGGGCTGCCCTCTGGTCAGGCGGTGTCTGTATTTCTGGGTTGAACCACGACCCGAAGACATTTGACATAAAAAATATCATAATATTTAAACTTTTATTATTACAAAATGGGGTAAAAAAATAATAATCAGTCACCTGCAAGGAAACCCCCTATGGCACCACCGATGCCCATGAAGATCATTGAAACAAGAATGAGCACCACTACAAGCAGCGTTCCGGCTAATGCACCAAGGAACAAACCGCCAAATCCGCCAATGACCGCACCAAAGACTGTAAAGAGAACTGCAAGCACTATGCCACCAAAAGCGCCGGCTACGGTGGCATTCCAGAACCCCCCAACAGCCCCCTCCTTAACCATGAGGCCAACAACAAATCCGGCAAGGAATAAACCCAGCAATGAGGCCTGGTCAATGAAAGGACTCAGAATGATCGGAAAAACGACTGCAAGTATGAAACCAGTAATTACAGCTCCCCACTTAACCATATAAACACCATGACAATTTATGTCACGCTATCCTTAAAAAACTTTTAGATTTATAGACACCTCCCGATATAATATTATACATGCCAGGGGAATCTATGGCAGTTGTCTTCCCACATCATCTCATGGAGAATCATCCAGCTGCAGAGAAGACATCAGATTTCATTGTGGTGGAGGACCAGCTCTTCTTTGGAGATCCTGTATTCAACCTGAGGTTCCATAAGAATAAACTCCTACTGCACAGGGCCTCCATGCGCTACTATTATGACCACCTGAAATCAAGGGGCCTGAATGTCAGCTACATAGATTACACGCCGGACCCTGACATGGGGTACCTTAGGGACCACCTTGAGGGATATGAGAGGGTCTACACACTGGAACTCCTTGACCATGAACTTGAGAGGAGATTGGGGCGGCTCTGCAGTGAAACCGGCACAGAACTCGTTGAAATTGAGGGACCATTCATCTTCAGAAGGAGGCTCATGGACAGTTACTTCAGGGATGGCAGGTTCTTCCTCACATCATTTTACATAAGGGAGAGGAGGAGGCTCTCCATTCTCATGGAAAACTCAAGACCTAAGGGCGGTAAATGGACATTTGATAGGGAAAACAGGAGGAGGCTGCCGCGGGGAATTAATATTCCAGAACCCATAGAACTGCCTGAAAACAGTTATGTGCGTGAGGCCAGGAGTTACGTGGCTGAGCGCTTCCATGATAACCCGGGCTCCATGGAACACTTCAACTACCCCACAACCCA is a window encoding:
- a CDS encoding DUF5518 domain-containing protein, translating into MVKWGAVITGFILAVVFPIILSPFIDQASLLGLFLAGFVVGLMVKEGAVGGFWNATVAGAFGGIVLAVLFTVFGAVIGGFGGLFLGALAGTLLVVVLILVSMIFMGIGGAIGGFLAGD
- a CDS encoding metallophosphoesterase; translation: MLVGVISDTHIPDRAVELPEAVFEVFRDVELILHAGDLTSMEVMNDLETIAPVECVQGNMDRRYGVDNPRSRVLEIGSYRVGLIHGEVYPRGDTQQLRYLGLELGADVLISGHTHQPFITELEDMLLLNPGSPTVPRLTDPSVMILEIDGEKLDARIIRTGAPVCRSLNFRR
- a CDS encoding RlmE family RNA methyltransferase; translation: MGKRWQAERKRDHYYKSAKRENYRSRASYKLLQLNNRYRLIRKGYRVLDLGAAPGGWSQVALEKVGEEGLVVAVDLQRIKGFPVENFRAIMGDFTDPAIKERIIEELGGRADVVISDAAPSLSGIRDIDHLRSVDLVENVLDIAYRVLERKGNILIKAFQGPELDKVIKEMKKDFWKLKTTKPASSRKASAEMYIVGRDFKGKRKWKRIIH